A region from the Solibacillus sp. FSL H8-0523 genome encodes:
- a CDS encoding EAL domain-containing protein: MHLNQLPPLSKDRLFNWLKTLSNQLSKGTLIIDVHASELTILHANNRILQLTQYEEEQLIGQGFSILNGIRTHYDTAFDLAACIKSGESRKLTILHYTQQSSAFWNSIMVHPIRDDEQALQYVLLTCEDTTDEELNKMVYKLEHEVYAAIDHEDNLQSILSLIARKIEKFYIHNSYCAIHIYDENYDIKYLGTHTLPLDFIDKLDLLAVTPTMNYSPLAIYIKSFTNQEVTSYLANNYHFNQLTGSWTKPILTSQNKVIGILTLFLQDSIELKQSDINYLNRLALLIQLAIKYAEQKIELSRLAYYDVDTNLPNLQHFKVELTKWLEKGEMGYVAIMHPTEFNKIVDLYGRQAGADLLGQMAERMRKYLPHGDELISRFSNSLIMAIKANLGTFHTHHKHVEPLTLVPFDIDGEENYITLKIGYSTFSPDLTVEQCIHQTDIALTNARKLNGTSFAKYEENSINQLTKEMDIFNQLTFGIQNDEFEVYLQPKINFETIQVEGFEGLSRWNSSKLGFVSPINYIPIAEQSGRIKDIDLLNLYKILQWLQGRLDGGKKIVPVSLNISPDHFYEPKFLDNIIRIFNQFHVPAKYIKLEVTESIELVDFTKAKSILEKLNEIGIESSIDDFGVGFSSLSYLPKLPFSEIKIDRSFVNSMDEPGMYAIVQTIIQLAHNIDMRPIAEGVETKEQLAMLQKLGCPAGQGYYFYKPMTIEDAEKLLDQSNS; encoded by the coding sequence ATGCACCTAAATCAATTACCACCCCTATCAAAAGACCGATTATTTAATTGGCTAAAAACCTTAAGTAACCAGCTTTCGAAAGGAACTCTGATTATTGATGTCCATGCGAGTGAATTAACGATTTTACACGCAAACAACCGTATTCTACAATTAACACAATATGAAGAGGAACAGTTAATTGGACAAGGATTTTCAATTCTTAACGGGATACGTACGCATTACGATACCGCATTCGATTTAGCCGCTTGTATAAAATCTGGTGAGTCTCGCAAGTTGACGATCTTACACTACACACAGCAATCATCTGCCTTTTGGAATAGCATTATGGTTCATCCAATCCGTGACGACGAGCAAGCTCTTCAATATGTGTTATTGACTTGTGAAGATACAACGGATGAAGAACTAAATAAAATGGTGTATAAACTCGAGCATGAAGTTTATGCGGCGATTGACCACGAGGATAATTTGCAGTCGATTTTATCGTTAATCGCTAGAAAAATCGAGAAATTTTACATCCATAATAGTTACTGCGCGATCCATATATATGATGAAAATTATGATATTAAATACCTTGGCACACATACTTTGCCACTTGATTTCATAGATAAACTAGATTTACTCGCAGTGACGCCAACGATGAATTATAGCCCATTAGCGATTTATATTAAAAGTTTCACAAACCAAGAAGTGACGTCTTACCTAGCGAATAACTATCACTTCAATCAGTTAACTGGCTCTTGGACAAAGCCTATTTTAACGTCGCAAAACAAGGTAATTGGTATCTTAACATTGTTTTTACAGGACTCAATCGAACTTAAACAAAGTGACATCAATTATTTAAATCGTTTAGCCTTACTAATTCAATTGGCCATTAAATATGCAGAGCAAAAAATTGAGTTAAGTCGCTTAGCTTATTACGATGTCGATACAAATTTACCGAATTTACAGCACTTTAAAGTAGAACTTACTAAATGGCTCGAAAAAGGTGAAATGGGATATGTTGCGATTATGCACCCAACTGAATTCAACAAAATCGTGGACTTATATGGACGTCAAGCAGGCGCTGATTTACTTGGTCAAATGGCGGAACGTATGCGGAAATATTTACCGCATGGAGATGAATTAATTTCACGTTTTTCAAATTCTCTTATAATGGCAATAAAGGCCAATCTCGGGACATTCCATACACATCACAAACATGTAGAACCTCTCACGTTAGTGCCTTTCGATATCGACGGAGAAGAAAACTATATTACGCTTAAAATAGGCTATTCAACATTTTCCCCGGATTTGACGGTAGAACAGTGTATTCATCAAACAGATATTGCATTAACGAATGCTCGTAAATTGAACGGGACCAGTTTTGCTAAGTATGAAGAAAATAGCATAAATCAATTGACGAAAGAAATGGATATTTTCAATCAGCTCACTTTTGGCATTCAGAATGATGAATTTGAGGTATATTTACAGCCAAAAATCAATTTCGAAACAATTCAAGTAGAAGGCTTTGAAGGGTTATCTCGTTGGAATTCAAGCAAACTAGGTTTCGTTTCGCCAATCAACTACATTCCAATTGCCGAACAATCTGGCAGAATTAAAGATATTGATTTATTGAATTTATACAAAATTTTACAATGGCTTCAGGGGCGTCTGGATGGAGGCAAAAAGATTGTGCCTGTTTCCTTAAATATTTCGCCCGATCATTTTTACGAACCTAAATTTTTAGATAATATTATTCGTATTTTCAACCAATTTCATGTGCCAGCCAAGTACATTAAGCTCGAAGTCACAGAAAGCATTGAGCTTGTTGATTTTACAAAGGCAAAATCGATTTTAGAAAAATTAAATGAAATTGGTATTGAAAGCTCGATTGACGATTTTGGCGTTGGCTTCTCTTCATTAAGCTACTTACCTAAGCTTCCGTTTTCGGAAATTAAAATTGACCGTAGCTTTGTAAACTCAATGGATGAACCTGGGATGTACGCCATTGTTCAAACGATTATTCAATTAGCCCATAATATCGATATGCGCCCGATTGCAGAAGGCGTTGAAACAAAAGAACAGCTTGCTATGCTTCAAAAACTCGGCTGCCCTGCTGGCCAAGGTTATTACTTCTATAAACCGATGACCATTGAGGACGCCGAAAAATTATTAGATCAATCCAACAGCTAA